In one Culex quinquefasciatus strain JHB chromosome 2, VPISU_Cqui_1.0_pri_paternal, whole genome shotgun sequence genomic region, the following are encoded:
- the LOC6034665 gene encoding cuticle protein 16.5: MAFKVVVLFAALATASAGYIEADHHQHYSPASAVSYSSITREHHAPKLAVAKTLSYAEPQVHYAAPAIQYAAPVHKEYAVHEHQPLLKTVVAQPAYTKTIVQQPTYAKTLISEPTYAHAAPVYAHAAPVYAHSAPVYAHAAKTVSYSAPIVKNVEYSKLAYTAPVAKTIVSSHPSYTKAIYAEPTYAKTIVAAEPTYTKTIVQQPTYAKTLISEPTYAHASPLYSHAAAPVYAHAAPVVAAKTVSYSPAAAVSHVSYEDASAHYGW, encoded by the exons ATGGCGTTTAAG GTGGTGGTTCTGTTTGCCGCTCTGGCCACGGCCAGCGCCGGATATATCGAAGCTGATCACCATCAGCACTACTCGCCGGCTTCGGCCGtgagctacagctcgatcaccCGTGAGCATCACGCCCCGAAGCTGGCGGTGGCCAAGACCCTGTCCTATGCCGAGCCTCAGGTTCACTACGCTGCCCCAGCTATCCAGTACGCTGCTCCGGTCCACAAGGAATACGCCGTTCATGAGCACCAGCCTCTGCTGAAGACCGTTGTGGCCCAGCCAGCTTACACCAAGACCATCGTCCAGCAGCCAACCTATGCCAAGACCCTTATCTCGGAGCCCACTTATGCTCATGCCGCCCCAGTGTACGCCCATGCTGCTCCAGTGTACGCCCATTCCGCTCCAGTCTACGCTCATGCTGCCAAGACCGTTTCGTACTCGGCCCCGATCGTCAAGAACGTTGAGTACTCCAAGCTGGCCTACACCGCCCCAGTTGCCAAGACCATCGTTTCCTCGCACCCGTCCTACACCAAGGCCATCTACGCCGAACCGACCTACGCCAAGACCATCGTGGCCGCTGAGCCAACTTACACTAAGACCATTGTCCAGCAGCCGACTTACGCCAAGACCTTGATCTCGGAGCCCACCTACGCCCATGCTTCCCCGCTGTACTCCCACGCCGCTGCTCCAGTGTACGCCCATGCTGCCCCTGTGGTTGCCGCCAAGACCGTGAGCTACTCCCCAGCTGCGGCCGTGTCCCATGTCAGCTACGAGGATGCCAGCGCTCACTACGGCTGGTAA
- the LOC6034666 gene encoding cuticle protein 16.5 → MAFKMVVLFAALATASAGYIEADHHQHYSPASAVSYSSITREHHAPKLAVAKTLSYAEPQVHYAAPAIQYAAPVHKEYAVHEHQPLLKTVVAQPAYTKTIVQQPTYAKTLISEPTYAHAAPVYAHAAPVYAHSAPVYAHAAKTVEYSKTLAYTAPVAKTIVSSHPSYTKAIYAEPTYSKTIVAAEPTYTKTIVQQPAYAKTLISEPTYAHAAPVYAHAASPVYAHAAPVVAAKTVSYSPAAAVSHVSYDDSSAHYGW, encoded by the exons ATGGCGTTTAAG ATGGTGGTTCTGTTTGCCGCTCTGGCCACGGCCAGCGCCGGATACATCGAAGCCGATCACCATCAGCACTACTCGCCGGCTTCGGCCGtgagctacagctcgatcaccCGTGAGCATCACGCCCCGAAGTTGGCAGTGGCCAAGACCCTGTCCTACGCTGAGCCTCAGGTTCACTACGCTGCCCCAGCTATCCAGTACGCCGCTCCGGTCCACAAGGAATACGCCGTCCATGAGCACCAGCCTCTGCTGAAGACCGTTGTGGCCCAGCCAGCTTACACCAAGACCATCGTCCAGCAGCCAACCTATGCTAAGACCCTGATCTCGGAGCCCACTTATGCTCATGCCGCCCCTGTGTACGCCCATGCCGCTCCAGTGTATGCCCATTCCGCTCCAGTCTACGCTCATGCTGCCAAGACCGTTGAGTACTCCAAGACCCTGGCCTACACCGCCCCAGTTGCCAAGACCATCGTTTCCTCGCACCCGTCCTACACCAAGGCCATCTACGCCGAACCGACCTACTCCAAGACCATCGTGGCCGCTGAGCCCACTTACACCAAGACCATTGTCCAGCAGCCGGCTTACGCCAAGACCTTGATCTCGGAGCCCACCTACGCCCATGCTGCTCCAGTGTACGCTCATGCCGCTTCTCCAGTGTACGCCCATGCTGCCCCCGTGGTTGCGGCCAAGACCGTGAGCTACTCCCCAGCTGCGGCCGTGTCCCATGTCAGCTACGACGATTCCAGCGCGCACTACGGCTGGTAA
- the LOC6034667 gene encoding cuticle protein LPCP-23 has product MAFKFVVFLASLAVASAGYLEAPVAHYSPASSVSYSSLAHAAPLAYAAPLATKTVAYSSPAIGSTHESTIRGHDATVSHHSKAVDTAFSSVRKSDTRITNEAPKLAYTSYAAPALTTYAHAPVATYAHAAPVATYAKQVSYAAPAVTTYAHAAPAVATYAHAAPVATYAHAAPVVAAHATKTLTYSPAVEVAHVSYEGAHAHYAW; this is encoded by the exons ATGGCATTCAAG TTCGTCGTCTTCCTCGCTTCGTTGGCCGTTGCCAGCGCCGGATACCTGGAGGCTCCGGTTGCCCACTACTCGCCGGCCTCGTCGGTCAGCTACAGCAGCCTGGCCCACGCCGCCCCTCTGGCCTACGCCGCCCCGCTGGCCACCAAGACCGTTGCGTACTCGTCCCCGGCCATCGGATCCACCCACGAGAGCACCATTCGTGGTCATGATGCCACCGTGTCGCACCACTCCAAGGCCGTCGATACCGCGTTCTCGAGCGTCCGCAAGTCCGACACCCGCATCACCAACGAAGCCCCCAAGCTGGCCTACACCAGCTACGCTGCCCCAGCTCTGACCACCTACGCCCATGCCCCGGTCGCCACCTACGCCCATGCCGCCCCAGTTGCCACCTACGCCAAGCAGGTTAGCTACGCTGCCCCAGCCGTCACCACCTACGCCCATGCTGCCCCAGCTGTCGCTACCTATGCCCATGCCGCCCCGGTCGCCACGTACGCCCATGCCGCCCCGGTTGTGGCCGCCCATGCCACCAAGACCCTGACCTACTCGCCAGCCGTCGAGGTCGCCCATGTCTCGTACGAGGGAGCTCATGCCCATTATGCCTGGTAA
- the LOC6034668 gene encoding larval/pupal cuticle protein H1C, whose protein sequence is MAFKFVVFLASLAVASAGYLQEAPLSYSTLSHAAPLAYNNYAHAAPLAYNSYAHAAPVTYAAHASYATPAIGATHESTVRSHDATVSHYSKAVDTPYSSVRKSDTRITNEAPKLAYASYAAPAVATYAHAAPAVATYAHAAPAVSYAKQVSYATPAVATYAHAAPVATYAKQVSYAAPALTTYAHAAPAVSYAKQVSYATPAVSYAKQVSYATPAVATYAHAAPVTTYAHAAPVAVAKQVSYAAPAISTYAHAAPAVSYAGSYAPALSYAHAAPAVATYAHAAPVTVAKQVSYAAPALTTYAHAAPAVATYAHATPAIASHSTVAHVAYDGSHAHYAF, encoded by the exons ATGGCATTCAAG TTTGTCGTCTTCCTCGCTTCCCTGGCCGTTGCCAGCGCTGGATACCTGCAGGAAGCTCCATTGTCCTACAGCACTCTGTCACATGCTGCCCCACTGGCCTATAACAACTACGCCCATGCTGCTCCATTGGCGTACAACAGCTACGCTCATGCCGCCCCGGTGACCTATGCTGCCCATGCCAGCTATGCCACCCCGGCCATCGGAGCTACCCACGAGAGCACTGTCCGCTCCCATGATGCTACCGTGTCCCACTACTCCAAGGCCGTCGACACGCCATACTCGAGCGTCCGCAAGTCTGATACCCGCATCACCAACGAAGCCCCCAAGCTTGCCTACGCTAGCTATGCTGCCCCAGCTGTCGCTACCTACGCCCATGCTGCCCCAGCTGTCGCCACTTATGCCCATGCTGCTCCTGCCGTGTCCTACGCCAAGCAGGTCAGCTATGCCACCCCAGCTGTCGCCACCTATGCCCATGCCGCTCCAGTTGCCACCTACGCCAAGCAGGTCAGCTATGCTGCCCCAGCCCTGACCACCTACGCTCATGCTGCTCCAGCTGTGTCCTACGCCAAGCAGGTCAGCTATGCCACCCCAGCTGTGTCCTACGCCAAGCAGGTCAGCTATGCCACCCCAGCTGTTGCCACCTACGCCCATGCTGCTCCAGTCACCACCTACGCTCATGCTGCCCCAGTTGCTGTCGCTAAGCAGGTCAGCTATGCTGCCCCAGCCATCTCTACCTACGCCCATGCTGCCCCAGCCGTGTCCTATGCTGGTTCTTATGCCCCAGCTCTGTCCTACGCCCATGCTGCCCCAGCTGTTGCCACGTACGCTCATGCTGCTCCAGTGACCGTTGCCAAGCAGGTTAGCTATGCTGCCCCAGCTCTGACCACCTACGCCCATGCTGCCCCTGCTGTGGCCACCTACGCCCATGCCACCCCGGCCATCGCCTCGCACTCCACGGTTGCCCATGTTGCCTACGATGGTAGCCACGCCCATTACGCTTTCTAA